In the Mya arenaria isolate MELC-2E11 chromosome 11, ASM2691426v1 genome, one interval contains:
- the LOC128209072 gene encoding uncharacterized protein LOC128209072 yields the protein MVCEDHMELCCSICVSLNHRMCHSISLVENLAKGIHELAEFKQLPANVSKLTSSLNQVIQDMKKKQQLLKTSGKSTLKEIKALRDTLNQLLEELERRTVEQMDSVLADLDEMIQKDIDSCTNIHGQLKAFLDNVQSQDKGSEPSVYIGYRKCQDKMADAKKQLHEMAIKAEMTVSFQPDNHAVEILTDMLTLGNIQADTAKDARNQSTLSKEHLDTLKAFTVKTKKTYSVQQKTDDKSCDITGITELPGGDIILIDLSNTKVKLLNSQFQVIGSCEVPKHPQDICHTTGNELAVAINCNEVKRHALQFLRVFTGSLIMTERF from the exons ATGGTTTGTGAAGATCACATGGAGCTTTGCTGTAGCATCTGTGTCTCCCTTAACCACAG GATGTGCCACAGCATTAGCCTGGTAGAAAACCTGGCAAAGGGCATACATGAGCTGGCTGAATTCAAGCAGCTTCCTGCCAATGTTAGCAAGCTGACATCAAGCCTGAACCAGGTCATAcaagacatgaagaaaaaacaacaattactgAAGACATCTGGGAAGTCCACTCTGAAGGAGATCAAAGCCTTGAGGGATACACTAAACCAGCTGCTAGAAGAGCTCGAGAGGAGGACAGTTGAACAGATGGACAGTGTCCTGGCTGACCTTGATGAGATGATTCAGAAGGACATTGACTCCTGCACAAACATTCATGGGCAACTGAAGGCCTTTCTGGATAATGTCCAGTCACAAGACAAAGGAAGTGAGCCCAGCGTCTATATTGGATACAGAAAATGTCAGGACAAGATGGCAGACGCCAAAAAGCAGCTTCATGAGATGGCCATCAAAGCAGAGATGACTGTGTCCTTCCAGCCTGACAACCATGCTGTAGAAATACTGACGGACATGCTAACACTGGGGAATATCCAGGCAGATACTGCAAAAGACGCTAGAAATCAATCTACTCTGAGTAAAGAGCACTTGGACACTCTGAAAGCTTTTACTGTGAAAACCAAGAAGACATATTCAGTTCAGCAGAAGACAGATGATAAATCCTGTGATATAACTGGTATAACTGAACTACCAGGAGGAGACATTATACTAATAGACTTAAGTAACACTAAAGTTAAGCTGCTGAACAGCCAGTTCCAGGTGATAGGCAGCTGTGAGGTTCCAAAGCATCCACAGGACATATGCCATACCACAGGGAATGAGCTTGCTGTAGCTATAAACTGTAATGAAGTCAAACGACATGCGCTCCAGTTCCTGAGAGTGTTTACAGGCAGCCTGATAATGACCGAAAGGTTTTAG